The region AGCTCACCGGTTGGCCGACTCGCACGTCGTCCATCTGGGTTTCCTTCATGTTGGCAATCACCCACAACTGGTTCGGCACCAGCGCCATCAACTGCGCACCGGAGTTGACGTAGGCGCCCAAGCGCACACCGATCTGTCCGAGCTGACCGTCACGCGGGGCCAGCACCCGAGTGTTGGACAGGTCGATCCGCGCCAGTTGCACCGCCGCTTCCGCGCTGGCCACCGCCGCTTCCAGCGAACCGCGATTGACGATCACCGTTTGCAGGTCCTGCCGGGCGATTTCCAGGTTGGCCTGGGCTTGGGCCACCGACGCAATGGTCTGGGCGTTGGCGGCGAGGGCTACGTCCAGCTCACGTTTGGACACCGAGCCGTCATTCACCAGTTCTTGGTTACGCCGCAGATCGGCCTCGCTCTTGCGCGACTGTGCCTGACTGTCGGCAATGGCGGCCTGCCGCAACTTGATGGTTGCTTCGGCGCTGTTGCGTTGCTGCACCACATTGGCCAGCGCGGCTTTCTGCACCGCCAGTTGTGCCAGGGATTGATCGAGGTGTTGCTTGTAGATCCGGTCATCGAGGCGCACCAGCAGGTCGCCGGCCTTCACAAACTGGAAATCCGTCACCGGCACTTCGTACACATAGCCACTGAGCTGCGGGCCGATGATTGTCACCTGGCCGCGGACCAAAGCGTTTTCGGTGGTTTCCACCGCGCTGCCGAAGGGCGGCAGTTGCCAGGCGTACAACACGATCAGCACACCGACGATGGCAATCGCCGCGAAGCCCATGGACGAGACGATCCGCACCCGCAACGAGCGCGGCTCAGTGGCCGGCGAGGACGGTGGCGCAACACCTTCAGGCGTGGCGGCGATGGCGTTGGTGGTCGTAGTGGTCGGTTCGGTCATGAAGAAGTGGCACCGCTGGATGGGACGGAAGGAGTGGCAGGCGCTGGGGCGACGGCTTGAGTAGTGCTCATCAGCCACAGGGCGCGAATGGAAATCCAGATCATGGTCAGCACGGCAATCACCGCGATCAGCATGAATACATCGTTATAGGCCAGCACATTGGCCTCGCGAGTTGCCGCCGTGGCCAGGCTGCGAATGCCCTGAAGATTGCGCAGGCTCGGGTCGGCGATCACCGAACCCACCGCGTTGCCGCCGCTCTGCACTCGAGCCGCGACACGCGGATCAAGCAAGGTCAGGTTTTCAACGATATTGCTGGAATGGAATTTCTCGCGAACGATCTGGAACGTGCCCAGTAGCGCCGCGCCGATCAGGCCGCCGAGGTTCTGGCAGATCCCGAATAACACCGAAAAACTCACCAGGTTACGCGGGTTGGTCAGCACGTTACGCGTGCCGAGAACCATGGTCGGGCCGAGGAAAAACGTGCCGCCGAAGGCCAGTAGAAACTGGCTGAAGTACATGTTTTCCGGGCGAGTCAGGTTGTTCGAATAACTGTCCATCACCGAGCCGACCGCCATCAGCGCCAGGGATACGATCAGCGGCATGAACAGGTGTTTGGGGTCGATGGTCAGGGCACTGGTCGCCAGGCCGGCGATGCTGCCGAGCAACATCACCACGTAGAGGCTGTGCAACTGCTGACTGCTCATGTTCAGCGCCTGCATAAACCCGACCGCGCCGGTGGACTGCTCCGACAGCACCATGCGAATCAGGATCACCGCCAGGGCCAGCCGAATCATCACGCCACTACCGAGCCAACGGGTCATCAGCATCGGGTTGCTGCGGTTATGTTCGATGGCAAGGCCGGCGAGGATCAGCACGATAGACGCCGCCGAGGCCACGCCGATCCATGGCGCTTCCAGCCACCAGTCGATGCGTCCCAGCGACAACACCGCACAGAGCAACGCCACACCTGTGGCGAGGATGGCGAAGGTCAGGAAATCAAGTTTTTCGAAGGTTTTGAAGCGATCGCCCGGTGGCAATTTGAGCAAGAAAACACAGCCCAACGTCAGAAGCGCCATGCCCAGTTCGAACAGGTATAAGCCGCGCCATTCGGCGATTTGCATCAAGTCTTCAGAGAATAATCGCGCCAGCGGTAATGCCAGTTGCGAAGTGCCGAGGCCCAGCACCAACGCCTTCATCCGCCATTTCGCCGGGAAGGCCTGGATCATGTAATACAGGCCGAGCGAACTCAGCGCCGCACCGACCATGCCGTGGGCCGCCCGCACGGCAATCGCCGAACTCAGGTCGTTGACGAACAAATGGCCGAAGGTCACCAGGGCGTAGAGCACCAGGAAGACTTCGGTGAACGCCCGCAAGCCGAACTGCTGGCGGAACTTCACCAGCAACAGGTTCATCGAGACGTTGGTCATCACGTAGGCCGCCGGCAGCCACGCCATCTCGGCGGTGGTCGCGCCGAGTGCGCCTTGCAGGTAAGGCAGGTTGGCAATCACCAGCGAATTGCCGAGGCCACCGGTCAACGCCACCAGCAAACCCACCAGCGCATACGCCAGCCGCTTGGGATTGGAGTGCTCGGGCGTCGAAGGGGAACCGGGCAAACTGGGCCGCTCGTGGGGCTGCCAATTGCGCGGGGCGTAGTGATCCATTCAATGGCCTTGTTCTGGGGATGCCTGCAGTTTGCCGGAAAACGACCGGCAAAACACGAACCCTGTAGGAGCGAGCGGGCGGCGTTCCGACTTGCCCGCGAAGACGGACCGTCAGCCACCATCAATGTTGAATGTTAGATCGCCTTCGCGGGCAAGCCTCGCTCCTACAGGGCTATTTTGGCACACGCATGTCATCGTACAACTTGTGATTGACATTCCCTCAAACCCTCGCAAATAATCGCCGCCAATGTTGTACGACGACGTATAACAAAAAATAAAAACAACAAAGCAACAAGGGAGCGTCACTGTGAGCAAGCTCGTCCGTCATTCCTCCGTCTGCACCCCTCGCCCGACCTTCGTACGCCGCCACACCTTGAGCCTGATCGGTTGCGGCAGCCTGGCCCTGGCCTTGCCCATGACCAGCCATGCTGAAGGTTTCGTCGATGACGCCACGGCCTCGCTGAACCTGCGCAACGCCTACTTCAATCGTAACTTCACCAACCCGGCCTACCCCCAGGGCAAGGCTGAAGAGTGGACGCAAAGCTTTATCCTCGACGCCAAATCCGGCTTCACCCAAGGCACCGTCGGCTTCGGCCTGGATGTACTGGGTCTGTTCTCGGAAAAACTCGACGGTGGTAAAGGCACCGGCGGTACGCAATTGCTGCCGCTGGATCACGATGGCCGCCCGGCGGACAATTTCGGGCGCTTGGGCGTGGCGCTCAAAGCCAAGGTGTCGAAGACTGAAATGAAGGTCGGCGAATGGATGCCGGTGCTGCCGATCCTGCGCTCGGACGATGGCCGTTCCCTGCCGCAAACCTTCCGCGGTGGCCAGGTCACTTCCAGCGAGATCGAAGGCCTGAAGCTCTACGGCGGCCAGTTCCGCGCCAACAGCCCACGCAACGATTCGAGCATGAGCGACATGTCGATGAACGGCAAAGCGGCGTTCACTTCGGATCGCTTCAACTTCGGTGGCGGTGAATACACCTTCAACGACAAACGCACGATGGTCGGCGTCTGGTACTCGCAACTCAGCGACATTTATCAGCAGGAATTTTTCAACCTGAGTCACAGCCAGCCAATCGGCGACTGGACGCTGGGCGCCAACCTCGGGTACTTCACCGGTAAGGAAGACGGCAGTGCGCTGGCCGGCGAACTGGATAACAAAACCACCTTCGCCCTGCTCTCGGCCCGGTACGGCGGCAGCACGTTCTATGTCGGCCTACAAAAACTCACCGGCGACAGCGTCTGGATGCGCGTCAACGGCACCAGCGGCGGAACCCTGGCCAACGACAGTTACAACAACAGCTACGACAACGCTCAGGAACGCTCCTGGCAAGTGCGCCACGACTACAATTTCGTCGCCCTCGGCATTCCCGGCCTGACCATGATGAACCGCTACATCAGCGGCGATAACGTGCACACCGGAGCAATCACCGACGGTAAGGAATGGGGCCGCGAATCGGAACTGGCCTATACCGTGCAGAGCGGCACACTGAAAAACCTCAACGTCAAATGGCGCAACTCGAGCATTCGCAAGGACTTCAGCACCAACGAATTTGATGAGAACCGGATCTTCATCAGCTATCCGATTTCGTTGTTGTAAGGCGTACGTCTCATTTTTTCATGCCTGGCATAAACACTGTGGTGAGGGGGCTCGCCCCCGTTCGGCTGCGAAGCAGTCGCAAAAGAAGGCTATTCGATTTGTCTGGCTGGGTACTGGGGCCGCTTCGCGACCCAACGGGGGCAAGTCCCTTGCCACAGCAAGCTCCCTCGCGACAGGTTCAGTGTGTTCATGTGCACATGGGTAGACAGATGACCCTCCGTCAATTTCAACCGATGGCTCGTTGACAACAACCGGACAGGCTAACGATACTTCGACCAAGTCATACGACAACCTACAACAAACTCAACAACAATAACTACGTACCAGGGACTTCCATGACCACCACACCTACAGCCCCTTTCAATCGTCTGCTGCTGACCGGTGCCGCCGGTGGCCTCGGTAAAGTTCTACGCGAGAGCCTGCGGCCCTATGCCAACGTGATTCGCCTGTCGGACATTGCCGACATCACCCCGGCCATCGATGACCGCGAAGAAGTCGTGCCTTGCGACCTCGCCGACAAACACTCCGTGCATCAACTGGTCGAAGGCGTGGACGCGATCCTGCACTTTGGCGGTGTATCGACAGAGCACGCGTTCGAGGAGATTCTCGGCGCCAACATCTGCGGCGTCTTCCACATCTACGAAGCGGCGCGCCGCCATGGCGTGAAGCGAGTCATTTTCGCCAGCTCCAACCACGTCATCGGTTTCTACAAGCAAGATGAGGTGATCGACGCCCACTCCCCTCGCCGCCCGGACAGCTACTATGGTTTGTCCAAGTCCTATGGCGAAGACATGGCCAGTTTCTACTTCGATCGCTATGGCATCGAGACCGTCAGCATCCGTATCGGCTCCTCGTTCGCGGAACCGCAAAACCGCCGGATGATGAGCACATGGCTGAGCTTCGGTGACCTGACTCAACTGATCGAACGTGCTCTGTACGCCCCGAACGTCGGCCACACCATCGTGTACGGCGTGTCCGATAACAAGAACGTCTGGTGGGACAACCGCTTTGCCACCGGCCTGGGATATGCGCCGCAGGACAGCTCCGAAGGGTTCCGCGAAAAAGTCGAAGCCCAACCGATGCCGGCCGCTGATGACCCGGCGATGGTTTACCAGGGTGGCGCGTTTGTCGCCTCCGGCCCGTTCGGCGACTGAGCCAACGTCCAAAGGAATGATTCGCCATGCAAGCCGAATTGATTGTCGATGCCCGTAACGCCGTTGGTGAAAGCCCGGTATGGGTCGCCGAAGAAAACGCCCTGTACTGGGTCGATATTCCCACCGGCGGCTTGCAGCGCTGGAGTGCCGACACCGGCCACGTCCATGCCTGGACCGCACCCGAGATGCTCGCCTGCATTGCGCGGCACAGCGACGGCGGCTGGGTTGCCGGGATGGAAAGCGGGTTCTTTCATCTGCTCCCGCACAGCGATGGCAGCCTCGACAGCGAACTGCTGGCCCACGTCGATCACGCCCGTCCGGACATGCGCCTGAACGATGGTCGCTGCGATCGTCAGGGCCGTTTCTGGGCTGGCAGCATGGTGCTGAACATGGGCGCCAACGCGGCGGATGGCACGCTCTATCGCTACTCCACCGGCCAGCGCGGACCGCTCGAACCAAGGATCTCTGGCTTCATCGTCCCCAACGGCCTGGGTTTCAGCCCGGACGGCCGGACGATGTACCTGTCGGACTCCCACCCTTTGGCCCAGCAAATCTGGGCCTTTGACTACGACATCGACAGCGGCACGCCGAGCAATCGTCGGCTGTTTGTCGACATGAATCAGTACGCTGGTCGTCCCGACGGCGCGGCGGTCGATGCCGAAGGCTGCTACTGGATCTGCGCCAACGACGCCGGGTTGATTCACCGCTTTACGCCCGATGGTCGACTGGATCGTTCCCTCGCCGTGCCGGTGAAAAAACCGACGATGTGTGCCTTTGGTGGCAATCGACTGGACACACTGTTCGTGACTTCAATCCGCC is a window of Pseudomonas sp. 10S4 DNA encoding:
- a CDS encoding MFS transporter, which codes for MDHYAPRNWQPHERPSLPGSPSTPEHSNPKRLAYALVGLLVALTGGLGNSLVIANLPYLQGALGATTAEMAWLPAAYVMTNVSMNLLLVKFRQQFGLRAFTEVFLVLYALVTFGHLFVNDLSSAIAVRAAHGMVGAALSSLGLYYMIQAFPAKWRMKALVLGLGTSQLALPLARLFSEDLMQIAEWRGLYLFELGMALLTLGCVFLLKLPPGDRFKTFEKLDFLTFAILATGVALLCAVLSLGRIDWWLEAPWIGVASAASIVLILAGLAIEHNRSNPMLMTRWLGSGVMIRLALAVILIRMVLSEQSTGAVGFMQALNMSSQQLHSLYVVMLLGSIAGLATSALTIDPKHLFMPLIVSLALMAVGSVMDSYSNNLTRPENMYFSQFLLAFGGTFFLGPTMVLGTRNVLTNPRNLVSFSVLFGICQNLGGLIGAALLGTFQIVREKFHSSNIVENLTLLDPRVAARVQSGGNAVGSVIADPSLRNLQGIRSLATAATREANVLAYNDVFMLIAVIAVLTMIWISIRALWLMSTTQAVAPAPATPSVPSSGATSS
- a CDS encoding OprD family porin, whose product is MSKLVRHSSVCTPRPTFVRRHTLSLIGCGSLALALPMTSHAEGFVDDATASLNLRNAYFNRNFTNPAYPQGKAEEWTQSFILDAKSGFTQGTVGFGLDVLGLFSEKLDGGKGTGGTQLLPLDHDGRPADNFGRLGVALKAKVSKTEMKVGEWMPVLPILRSDDGRSLPQTFRGGQVTSSEIEGLKLYGGQFRANSPRNDSSMSDMSMNGKAAFTSDRFNFGGGEYTFNDKRTMVGVWYSQLSDIYQQEFFNLSHSQPIGDWTLGANLGYFTGKEDGSALAGELDNKTTFALLSARYGGSTFYVGLQKLTGDSVWMRVNGTSGGTLANDSYNNSYDNAQERSWQVRHDYNFVALGIPGLTMMNRYISGDNVHTGAITDGKEWGRESELAYTVQSGTLKNLNVKWRNSSIRKDFSTNEFDENRIFISYPISLL
- a CDS encoding NAD-dependent epimerase/dehydratase family protein; protein product: MTTTPTAPFNRLLLTGAAGGLGKVLRESLRPYANVIRLSDIADITPAIDDREEVVPCDLADKHSVHQLVEGVDAILHFGGVSTEHAFEEILGANICGVFHIYEAARRHGVKRVIFASSNHVIGFYKQDEVIDAHSPRRPDSYYGLSKSYGEDMASFYFDRYGIETVSIRIGSSFAEPQNRRMMSTWLSFGDLTQLIERALYAPNVGHTIVYGVSDNKNVWWDNRFATGLGYAPQDSSEGFREKVEAQPMPAADDPAMVYQGGAFVASGPFGD
- a CDS encoding HlyD family secretion protein; its protein translation is MTEPTTTTTNAIAATPEGVAPPSSPATEPRSLRVRIVSSMGFAAIAIVGVLIVLYAWQLPPFGSAVETTENALVRGQVTIIGPQLSGYVYEVPVTDFQFVKAGDLLVRLDDRIYKQHLDQSLAQLAVQKAALANVVQQRNSAEATIKLRQAAIADSQAQSRKSEADLRRNQELVNDGSVSKRELDVALAANAQTIASVAQAQANLEIARQDLQTVIVNRGSLEAAVASAEAAVQLARIDLSNTRVLAPRDGQLGQIGVRLGAYVNSGAQLMALVPNQLWVIANMKETQMDDVRVGQPVSFTVDALDHRKFKGRVQRISPATGSEFSLLQADNATGNFVKIAQRVPVRVTVDADQEQIERLRPGMSVVVSIDTAAEGDSNKPDTTQN
- a CDS encoding SMP-30/gluconolactonase/LRE family protein, which encodes MQAELIVDARNAVGESPVWVAEENALYWVDIPTGGLQRWSADTGHVHAWTAPEMLACIARHSDGGWVAGMESGFFHLLPHSDGSLDSELLAHVDHARPDMRLNDGRCDRQGRFWAGSMVLNMGANAADGTLYRYSTGQRGPLEPRISGFIVPNGLGFSPDGRTMYLSDSHPLAQQIWAFDYDIDSGTPSNRRLFVDMNQYAGRPDGAAVDAEGCYWICANDAGLIHRFTPDGRLDRSLAVPVKKPTMCAFGGNRLDTLFVTSIRPGDDHDEQSLAGGVFALDPGVKGLPEPMFKGD